The nucleotide sequence ATGATACAACCAAGCTCACCATTATCATCTACATATgaattcacaaaatcaacaaatcttTTGAAATCAGTCCACATTATCAAACTAAAGATCTGAAATCCATTCCAAAGTTGTATGTAACTCCACAACCTCCACCACATCTATGTCACACAAGGGAGCAAACCAGTCTGTTTTGGCAAGAACAAAATCATCTGCATAGTCTCTAGGGCACATTCCTAAACCTACCCTATTAAGAGAGGTAGAAAAGGATGCATCAACAttacatttaagaaaaataaaaataaaaataatagaaatgttaacttgtgcccttagggcacatgttaagattATCTCTAATGGTGAGGTCTTTACTATTTAAGATCAAGTACCTAATAGGTGCcttcattaagattttttttttggtcttctATGATCCAAAGTCTCACTTAAGACCCTCATTCTTAAGTGGAccctataatatttttattaaaataatcattgtaATGTTGCttttattgaaatgtaaatAATAAAGAGTTATTAGTAGGACCCATTTAGACATTTTGTCGCAGGGTCTCCATTGTAATGATCGAATGCTTATTAGATAATGTtattaacaaattataaaaGAGTGATGTGTACAGGTGTGACCCatttaaaacttcaaaattaagTAGCTCTATTGTGGATGCTCTAGTCTAAGAAACCTAAAGTAgaaattttgtctaaaaaattgtaccaatttattcttataaaaattaatattttattatgataAATATTTACCATCTATGAAATTCTTAACACGTGCACGGCACAAGTTGATACGACCCGAAAATTAAAAATGAGCATGACGCACATATacgcaaacaaaaaaaatctttgtccTTGATTTACGTTGGTATCGTTTTGTTGTCCTTCTCTCCCACACTTTTTCCTTACTTGTCTTCCTCCACCGATCTATCTCTTCAATTTCCCAATTCCCTTCTCATTCATGGTTTCATCGTAGCTCATCAATCACCTCTtcataatcaaaacaaaatgcACGCTTTCAAAGATAAAGTCACACAGAAGCTTTCCGATCTCTTTCCCACTAATTCTCCCACctccttctcctcctcctcccagGTAATACTTTTTCAAATTCCTTCagattattgtttttatcatcttaatcttaatgtggttgtttttagttttgtttgttattttcaataattgaaaaattaaaaaaaaagtgaagctTGTTGGATACTGTTCATGTTAGATCTGATTTGTGCAAAATTCTGAATCTGGGGTTAATTGGTTTCATTAATATTCAACGTGGGtctaatttgtttaatcaaatgcaccaaaaaaattagaactttgtgagtgaaaaaaaaaaaaattgcgttattttatttcttcaaaggTAAATTGCAATGTTAATCACAATGGTCACCACATATGAGTGTCTGTGACTTTTGATGTTTACATTAGCAAAGTATTCTGCGACCAATTTGTATTTTAAGATTTATCTAGCTAGCTGCCTATAGTTGTTAGCATGTAAGTTCCTTTTTTCTGTCCTAACCCTCGGTGGCGCGTTAGTAATCCAGAGTTCAGCCTAGAGGTAAGTACATTTTGGCCAATGATTGTTCTATTCAAGATTCAAACTCGGGTTCTTTCGAACGGTTCATCCTTAATGGGAGCTTATTAATCACTTAAGCTCAATCACTTATTGCCTGTTAGTTCCTTTTGACTTGCTGGCTCCAAGTGATGCAAATATTTGACCAGATATGAATTCTGTTTTGttatatacacattttttattctgTTGGGATGTGTTATAATGAAAATGAGACTAAAGAGTTTCAACTTCATTGGGACTATAAGACTCCACATTCTTCACTTGCATTCTCCTATTGTAGCTGTAGTTGTCTTCATTGCCATTGGTTTTTATGTGAACAGCTGAACAAATTTATTGGAGAAAATGTATAGAGgagatatatataatattaagcTTATTCTAAATTGGTCTTTCGTGTGTTAATGCTTAGGGAATACAATgactttttataattttctttacaTTACATGAGTTTGCCATATATGTTGTTTGACTACGGATTCATAATCCACTGACTTGGgtgatattttttgttaaattgatgTTGGTTTTATGTAGGATTGTAGGGTTAACATCAAGATTTTGTATTAACATGGAATTCTGGTCCTGCTAGGTTTAGTTAGATTCTCTAGTATCTCTACTATTGTCATTATGTTTCCAATGTGCAAATTTGGAGTATACAGTGGACATTATGTTTCCAATGTGCACATTTGGAGTATGATTTCCGTATTTCTATGTCTGATTCTTTTTGAAATTAGGACATCACCATGcttcaatatatttattttccttattACTGTCTCATGCCTTGACtttgatatgtttttttatttgtttaggCTAGCCACCATCCCAAAGAGGGTAAATCTTTGTCTTCATATTTATCTTACATTATCCCGTCAGGATCAAACACAGACAAGCATCAATATGATAAAAAAGCTACtcaatcatcatcttcttctggATATAATTATGAGGATTTTGACTATCAGGATGTTCCACCAGATGCATATGTCGATTGCAATCCAACAAGTAACAGTATTGATTTAACTAAAGATGAAATTGTAAATGAAGACCATACCTCTATAAGGAGTAGTAGCAGTTCCGATGTTTTCGAAGAAGCAAATGGTCAGCAATCCCCAAATGCTTCAAAGAAGTCTCTGAGAAATCTTTCAGATGACTCTACTTTCATATCTCCTGAGTTGTATGAATTTTTTGAATCATGCCTCCCTAATATAGTAAAAGGATGTCAATGGGTCTTACTTTATAGGTAACTTTGCTCTCTAGTTTTTTCCGTTATTGCATTGAAGCGTATATTACATTATTGTATTTAAACATTGattcaacattttttctttatattaagGGCAGTACGTTGAAACATGGAATATCACTTCGTACACTTATTCGCAAGAGTGCTGAACTTTCCGGTCCTGCATTGCTGGTATGTCTACCTTTCTGTGCTAAAAATTCTATGCAACACCAACACTTCAGATTAAAGGCGTGTCCGGTGTCTGACACATGTCGGTGTTCGATACCAACACGACACTAAGACATGTCAACTTGTCAGTGGCgtgcttattaaaaaaaaacttgtcagTCTTGTGCCAGTGCTTCATATGCATGCCTCCTTTTATGGTGTCCAAACTGATATTTACTGATTGTAGATCAATGTATCATTCATTTGTTGAGACggatttattatatttttttttgtaacactGATAGATTGTTGGAGATAGGCAAGGTGCTGTGTTTGGCGGGCTGCTAGATTGCCCCTTGAAACCTACACCAAAGAGAAAATATCAAGTATGTAAATTCCCTTTCGTCCTGGACAATGTTTCATTAATAAGGCACTTCCTCATCTTGAAGTATGATTTCATTTTCTCTACTTTGGTTGCAGGGGACAAACCAAACTTTTGTCTTTACAACTGTATACGGTCAGCCAAGGCTGTTTCGACCTACTGGTAAGAGGTTCTTATTGTGTTAatgcatttatttttgtatatgttgGAACTAAGAAACATTTGGAAATTGATGCGTTGTCTATCTGAATAAGTTGACAAGTCCATATCAGCTAGAATGAGTGAATGACTATTATAcgtgttttaatttttgtacagGGGCCAACCGGTACTACTACATGTGTTTGAATGACTTACTTGGACTTGGTGGTGGCGGTAATTTTGCTTTATGCTTAGATGGAGATTTGTAAGCACTGCTCTACTATTGCTTAGTTTCTTTCATTACATTTTGTTACTCATAGTTGAAGTACCACTTGTGGAatattttcttgattttatCTTCTTGTTGAATAGGTTAACTGGAACTAGTGGACCTTGTGATACATTTGGAAACCAATGTCTAGCTCATAGTCCAGAGTTTGAGTTGAAGAATATTGAGGTAGATTTCTTACCGCTGACTTTTGTTTTGTAGATTACAACAAGTTAGCAAGTAGCTTCCATCCCCTACTAAGGGTTtatttggattaacttattgAGTTTATTTACTAGTATTGACACTTGCGAGACTGTTTAAGAGAGCTTATAGGAACAACTTAAAACATgtctttaacttttttttcaacttatttccataagctccccaagatagcttatgaaaacaacataGTTTATATAGAAAACAATTtacctttattttcttttgttttagaaatagttgtttatgctataagcgctTAACGAAGTTATTTGTCTACAGTTCATAATATGCCATGCATTGATTTCAACCATTGCTTATTTCTACCACCTTTTGTTCttacatttataaaattaattttgatacaatatgatgatttatgacTTCTTCGCCGTCTTTCTTTGATGTACAGTTGTGGGGTTTTACACATGCTCTGCCAGGCTAAGACACCTTTATTTGGGTCTCAAAAAGAAGCTCtatcttgtttttatttctacTCTTCAAATGTAGTTTAGCTTCAAGAGGGTGACCATTTACATCTGTGTGATCGATCAATTTGATATACTACCAAACAAATGTGTCCCATGCTCTTGTCAGTAGATTGTATgcttaaaattcaatttttcaaaatttggatATGTGGAAGTTAGATGCATGGTTGCAACACAAGACTGTTGTATAGTAGAGAATATATAAGGTGAGTGTGAAGCAGTGTCACCACTCACTAGCAATGTTACCAAAATGGATGTTTATAATTCAGTGGGTACAATGTTATAGGCGTATAGCCACAGGTAACATTAGACGCATCTCGAGATTATAATTTAATTGGCAGCAGAAATTCATGACTAAATATTGATCAGATTATACTTATTCAGTTAGCTCTAATTCTTTATGCAATTTTATTGAAGTTTTTCTATTGCAAAATGTTCTTGATTTCTATTCAATTTATAGTGaatttatttctaaaatatcCCCTTTCAATCTCTAGCTCAAAAACAAATCAGAACCTTCATGGGAAAATCTAAGTACCTGTTTTCTGATATAACTTGGATGCCAAATCAACAACTCATTCTCTATTTGATATGTACGGAACTAGTGCAAAGAATGTTCAGACGCAATGATTGGatcacaataaataaaaatactgaCATGATAAAATTTCTCACATTATTAGATGCTATAGTTACTAATTAGTCTTGTATCCATCAACAATTATCAAGAATTATAATACGGTATCAGAGAGAATACTTATTCCGCTATTTCCTTTCTCaaaattttcttaagaaaagttctTTGAAACCTCATTGACTTAATTCCTATTGGATTCTTGAGGTTTTTCTATCAAGATTCTAGTTGGATtccctttctctttcatcttccCTTGTATTTCTCCATCCAATATGCACGGCCTAGTTGGCATCAAACTCATAGAAGCTTCAGTTCAAGAATAGCCTTGCTCCATGTCACCCCTATTCATGCAATATCAGTTCTGATGGTTCAAAATCATCTTTTGAAGAAAACATGCACACGTTGCATGCATATTAgcaatcaaatttctttctcttTAGCCCTATTCATGCAATCTCATTGGCATTTTAGCAGCATACATATCATGAATCATAATTCTTTCTCTTTAGTCTAATTGATGTTTTAGCTTCTATCCATAAAAATCATGAATAAGTAAGCAATCTATGTCCTTTAAATACTTAGGGGGTGTTTGTTTAAAGGTTAAGAATGACATTCCTGGGAATACATGGCTAGGGAATGATTATACCCATGTTTATTatgaggttgagaaaaaaatattcctggGTATAAAGGTTCCTGGGAATGGAGTAACTTCCCATAACTTCCATTATTCTCATGTAAAGAGATGGGAATGTGCATTCCCATGATATTAtgcatagatttaaaaaaaaaattgtaacttccaatttttccaggaatgtcaagttatttgccaaacactttttttaacaaatacccaagaatcaaattttcatattttcattcccgAGTATGTTATTCCTGTGAATTATTTGTGTTTCCCAAAAACAAACGCCCCCTTAAGGATCGTAACTTTGTTGTTTTAGAAAACGTCTTATATTACTCCTTCAGCCCTTTAATTGTGTGAAATGTTGTCAAAATTGATGCACCTTTCACAGAGTAAGCAACATCATTTAGAAATAACATACTTACGAGCTATTTTGAAGAGTTTGCGAAAATAGTTATGACATCTTTATGTTTTCTAATCAAAAGACATTTTTATCTTAAAGGCAAATGccttaaaaaaatcttataggTAAATGCTAACATGTGGAACATATATTAATGAgctcaatataaaaatatttatcttaaaaatggtgcatttaactttttaagagtttaaatattgtatgattaaaagaaaaaaggttaaaatattgtatttttaatgcaaaacttttatttttgagatCCTTAATATGTGTCATAAGAACACAAATTAGAAAGAACTTATATTATAATCATGTCTTCATTTATGTAGTATACTTAAAATGTCTGATTTTTTCCACCCATATATTTTCGAAGATGATTTCTTCCAACCAATGAGATGCTTATGTGGAAATCAGTTGGTGACTCGACACTATTTGTACTTTCCCTTAACAAGTAAATTTGATGCCATGAAAAATATACATTAGTCTATGTAACATAATTCACTAaaaatttcccttaaaaaaaataattaaccaaattttgttgaaaaaaatagtCTAGATAGATTTTCTCTTAATAACTCATTTTCATGTCGTCAATTTAGTTCACATAAAGTATCTCACTTGTCACAAACGAAAACCAACCGAAATACATAAGAGgagaaaatatttgatatttttaaactaTGAGACTAAAATAGTGAATTTTAACATAAGGGTTACTGAAATCGAAAATGAGATAAAATAGAAGGACCAACCAAATATACTAAAACCCTACTTTCTTTTAAAACACacatattttatgaaaaaccgATTATAAGAAACGATAACAAGTGCCcttaaaatacaatattataaGCGTTGATAAATGTGTTAAGAGacactaaaattaatttgtatcaTAAAAAAGATGTTATATAAAACTTGTGTTTCATGGGACTAAATGAGTCACAAACAGACAGGGTTTGAAAATCAACCGTAAGTGGAGAATCAagcataatatatttatattttttggaatatccatcaaattttgataaaatattattattatttttttaaaaataatgacaaaaaaTTAGAAAGGGCTTGGTCAACCCAAAATCTAAGAGAAAAAGTGGCACGTGGAGTAAAAGAATGGTTGAGCTTAAGTTTCTCATTGACACCCACATGATAATAGCCTTATATATCAAACATAGCAATAAAAACTAATTCTTTGAGTTTGTCTTTGACACCATCATCATAACTAACTCCATCTTCTTAGCTAACTAACAAACTCTTTTTGCTGTCTCTTTTTCTATTCTttccttaaattattatttttgtctctataattatgtactcttcttcttctacacATTTTTTCACTCCTCAACATATGTGTAGGAGGACAAAACCAACTTATCACATTTTGCCCTTTATAAGATAACAATAAACtattatcatcttttttttattcatatagtTTATACATTTTATaccttttttctatttcaaagcaaaaaaaaatctgggGTTTCTTGAGGTTATTATTATACACCAATCATGTTGGAGGACCTTTTTGATCAGCCATTGCCTTCAAATTTAAAGGCAGATCAACACCAACAAGAtcaccaacaccaacaacagcagcaacatcaacaacaactttcCATTGTAATTACCTCAATCATTTTCCATGTTGTGTAATGCATGTCtttttgttatcattttttttcttcattcatgATATTAAAATTGAGGTCTAATTAAGTTGTGTAAATGCTTGTTGTTATTGTCAACCTTTTTCTTTCATCGTGTGATTTCtcattttttgcatttttttctatcaaaaatgTTCTTTAGATATTGAATTTGACACCAGACACCGTATTCCGAACACATTCTATACAATTTCtgattttatattaatttttctttctcatcaaGATTCAAACACACTAAAAGTGAGTGTATTTTATACGGTGTCAAAATCGTGTCCAAATATCAATGCTATTATTCTTTTAATGCATGAATGATTGatttgtatatgtttgtgattgTTGCAACTTGTTAGAGTCATTGGCAATTCTTGAAATCTAGAATCCATTCTTGACATTTTGCAGGAAAATTTGTGTCATTTTCTATGCTTTTATACAAAGTTGGTCAGCATATAATGCTTATTGACTCTCAATAAGGACAGATCAGAGATTCTGCAACAATAGGATTTGcacttttttatataatatattatctctATCCAATCCATGACAATGCCATGCAACAAACATGTAATTTTCTAAGAGCTGCATCGTTATAAAGTGCAATGTAATGTCAAGTTGTGGAATAATATACATCTTTTTGTACTTGTCTAAGCTTTTGCTAATTTTGATCTTGTTATTAAGTTAGAGAGGGAGAAATAGGGATTTAAGGATAACACTTCACATGTATTATTATGGTTCATTTAAGTGTCTTTTAATTCCACATTAAACCAGTTTCCATACATTGAACAAACACAACTAGCATTGGCATGAGGttccttctttgtttttttctccaAACCTTGACTCCAACATGTCACAACATTGTCACATGAAGGCATAGATGcacttcttttttcttcaatcaacatcCTAAAAATGCTCCAACATGTCACAAATTTGTATGTTGAATGCTCCATTATGTGCTATTAATTGTACCTTAAATTACTTCTTTTGGTTTCTATAGACAAAGAACTTGTATATATTGATgaacataatttatatttataggcATATCTTACTCACTTCGTTAGACATACAATAAACCAAAATTTAGACATAAAAACAGAATACCATCTCTTGAATTAGAATTAGTCTTCttctatttgtttttgtaatagggtctataaaaaaattatcattactttctatttattacttttttttttggtaatcaTGTTGTTTACATTTCCTTTATATCAATGTTTACAGGATGAAATTTCGAGCCCTCTTAGCGCTCGAATTTTTGAACTTTGTAACACTGAATTATTCCCAGAAGCTTTGCAGAATTCTGAAGTTACATCAAGCTCAAATTGTTGCTATGAAGAGAATTCCTCATATGCAACAAATATATTAGATGTAGAAAACAAGTTCAATAATAGCAATAGCAATAACACAGTGGTCACAACTCCAACTAGCACaaacaacaatatcaacaacaataattccAACAATAGCAATAATCTATCAGTTATCTTTGATTCACAAGAAGAAATTGACAATGACATTTCTGCCTCAATAGATTTCTCA is from Medicago truncatula cultivar Jemalong A17 chromosome 1, MtrunA17r5.0-ANR, whole genome shotgun sequence and encodes:
- the LOC25484361 gene encoding oxidation resistance protein 1, translated to MHAFKDKVTQKLSDLFPTNSPTSFSSSSQASHHPKEGKSLSSYLSYIIPSGSNTDKHQYDKKATQSSSSSGYNYEDFDYQDVPPDAYVDCNPTSNSIDLTKDEIVNEDHTSIRSSSSSDVFEEANGQQSPNASKKSLRNLSDDSTFISPELYEFFESCLPNIVKGCQWVLLYSTLKHGISLRTLIRKSAELSGPALLIVGDRQGAVFGGLLDCPLKPTPKRKYQGTNQTFVFTTVYGQPRLFRPTGANRYYYMCLNDLLGLGGGGNFALCLDGDLLTGTSGPCDTFGNQCLAHSPEFELKNIELWGFTHALPG